The DNA segment TGGAAAGAGTTGAGTGAGAAACTGGGGTGGAATTGGGTTTCCAAATGCATTGCCTGATACCTTAttatttgttcagtttttttcagGAAGATCTTCATCTGGCAACTGATAGGGCTTGTGCTAACCTACAATTTTACAGACTGTGACTTTGAGAGGATTCAAGATATTTTCGAGGAAGTCATACATCACGAACTGAAAACTTATATAAATGGGGTAAGtgaagcaatattttttaaatgtctttataaaattttataagtgCACACACACTACAACTACAATTTAACTTTCAaggaaataattggaaaataatcATGGTTCAGTATTTTgtcaaaaaagaaatccacaagtGATATTGAAATATACTGGCTTCTAAAATGACTACCAAGAAATTGGGACACTAATGAAATGTGCTGGTGCTGATAAGGAGCAGGTATTGATAGGCGACACATGATATCCATCAAGGTTGTCTATTCTCTGCTAAATCTTCCTCACcggtgcaattaaaaaaaaaaaaacaaaaaaaacaaaaacagattaagggcttgagaaagaaagaacaatagAGGGAATTCTTGTGAGCTAAGAGCTAACCAGTGAGGATGACCCGGAGGAATGTGCCCTTCAGTTCTTTCTGGTGTTCTAGATATTTAGGATGCCATTGTGGGATAAGGGCACTTCAGATTTCTTAATATACAGTAGTAAACATTGTCCTGATTCTAATTTCTGGATAAAGAGTACATGTACGAAGTGTACAAACGGCTACAGGGCAGACGTGAGTATTCAAAAAACGGCATCATTGTCACGTGTGTGGCCCTGTATACAGGTGTGTCCACTTTGGTGGGCAAGGACGATCTCTCTCTAGGATACGATAATTTGATATCCAGTTTCAAACACTAGTAGGCACTATCTGAAGACGAAATGTTTCGTGACCATGTCAACATCAAGAACAGTCGCATAGGAAACAAGTACCGAATGGGAAACTACTTGCAAAGCATCTTTAAAACCTGGAAGCAAcagagtggggaggagaggcaAATGATTTCTCCTCTGAACTTAAATCTTTACCCTTTCGCCGTATGCTATTATTCTTTCTTCCAGACGAAAAGTATCAAGTTTAACAAATTCGTCTACTGTGATGATAGGGTGAGTAAGTGGTTAGTGCTGCTGGCTTTCTCCAGAGAGACGCCAGGCGTCCCGGGGAGGGAGTATCTTGCGGTCCGTGGAACCCCAGGCGGTGGCCGGGATCCCTGGCGACGCCGACCCAGTAGGGACCATTGGGCTGCCGGAAACTTCCGTGCCGGTGCCCAGCTCCGGACTCCAGTTCTGTTCCAATTTAAGGTGAGGAGTCTTAAATTGACTCTGAGGAGGATTCCGGGAGAGGCTCCTCCTCGCCCTCCCCGCTCGGGAGGAACGTCAAATTGGGAACTGGGACCGGGGAACTACGTCAGAGGCGCTCCTCCCAGGGTGTGAGCCTCGGCTGGAAGCGATCGCCGCCGCCCCATTGGGCCTGGAGTTGTGGGCGGAGCGAGCAGCGGCGAGGGTTCCATCTCCTCAAGTGCCCTCGGCCACCTCACCACGCCCCTGCTTCCTCAGCTTGCTCACCCAAgacctctttcctcctcctcgaATCGCCTTTGCTGTGTCTCCCGTtcctcccccgccgcccccactGCCCCATTCACTCAAGTCTCAccaactctctctctttttccctctttcgCCCGCCCCCCCGCCTCGGCGTTTTCTTCTTTTCTCGTAAATTTTGCCGCCTTTGAGCAGCCGGATTGCCTCACTAAAATCGAACTCTTTACCTTCAAACCCGTTCACGGCTGCACCTCACTCGCCAAGGAAGAATTTGCCAAACGAACTAAGGCTGCATTCGCACTCCAGTGCTCGGGCTACTCCGGAATTCAGGTAAGCAGATGTATCCAAAGCTCGCGTTTTAATAAGTGGGGCTTCTGGGCAAAAGTTGTGATTTTTATTCAGATTCTGTCTTTCGAAGGGCAAACGAACGGGTAAAAGCTGTAGTTTGTCGGCTAGTCCCACGTTGacaccaggattcaaacccacctATGTCTAGGGTTCGGATTCTTTTTGCAGACTTGTTCCC comes from the Phacochoerus africanus isolate WHEZ1 chromosome 4, ROS_Pafr_v1, whole genome shotgun sequence genome and includes:
- the TSLP gene encoding thymic stromal lymphopoietin, whose protein sequence is MFRDHVNIKNSRIGNKYRMGNYLQSIFKTWKQQSGEERQMISPLNLNLYPFAVCYYSFFQTKSIKFNKFVYCDDRVSKWLVLLAFSRETPGVPGREYLAVRGTPGGGRDPWRRRPSRDHWAAGNFRAGAQLRTPVLFQFKVRSLKLTLRRIPGEAPPRPPPSAGSDRRRPIGPGVVGGASSGEGSISSSALGHLTTPLLPQLAHPRPLSSSSNRLCCVSRSSPAAPTAPFTQVSPTLSLFPSFARPPASAFSSFLVNFAAFEQPDCLTKIELFTFKPVHGCTSLAKEEFAKRTKAAFALQCSGYSGIQINNTQAMRKREVKANKCLEQVSYLLELWRRFSRIS